In Deinococcus aquiradiocola, the genomic stretch TGGAACACGTACTGCGCGGCGGGCGCGCTGAAGCTGCGCGACCAGCCGAAATCGCCGTGCAGGGCCTGCACGAGCCAGTAGAAGTACCGCAGGGAGATGGGCTGGTCGAGGCCGTAAGCGGCCTTGAGGCGGGCGATGTCGGCGGGCGTGATCTGACTGTTGCCGAGCGTGAGCTGATCGACCGGGTCGCCCGGCTGCAGGGCCGTGAGGGCGTAGATGATCAGGCTGATGAGCAGCAGCAGCGGCAGCATCTGCAGGACGCGCCGGAGGGTGTACGTGGCCATGAAGTCCTCGTCTGGAAGGGATGCGGGGCGGGGAAGGCGCGGGGACCCTGGCGTCCTGGCCTTCCCCGCCCCGGCGGGTGCGACGGGTTCCGGTGATCTGCGCGGGCACGGCCCGGACTGGGCCGCGCCCGCGCAGTTTCGTCTTATACGATTTTGAGCTGAACTTTTGGAGTTCAGCCGAGCGACAAGGGCACCAACAAGTACGGTTTGGAGGAGATGGAAGCGGGCAGGCGTCCTGTAGGGCGTCCGTTCTGCCCGAGAAGGGATGTCGGCGCTGTTTCCGACATCCCTGGAATCGGATCAAAACCGTCTTACTTCTGGGTGTCGATCTCGGCGGCACCCCTGCTGTTCCAGCCGATCTGGTACGCGTTCCAGCTGGGGTACAGGGTGTACGCGCTGAAGGTGTAGTTCAGGAGGTTGGGGACCTTGGTGTACACGTTCACGCGGAAGTACAGGGGGAGGCTCGGCACTTCGTCCGCCCAGATGCTCTGCATGCGGTCGAAGAGCTTGACGCGCTGCGCGAGGTCGAACTCGGTGCTGGCCTGCGTCCAGAGGTTGTCGTACTCGGCGTTCTTCCAGCCGGGTTCGTTCTGGCCGGAGTAGCCGTTCGCGGCGGTGGGAATGAACTGGCTCGCGAAGAGGTTCCCGCGCTCCAGGCTGGGGTCGGCGGTCCAGGCGTACATCAGCATGTCCCACTTGCCGTTGCTGCCGCCCGAGATGAACTCCTGCCCGAACACGACGCTGGACGGGTAGTTCTGGATGTTGACGTCCACGCCGACCGTCTTCCACTGCGACTGCAGGATCTGCTGCACGCGTTCGCGGGTGGTGTTGCCTGCGGTGGTCGTGAAGTTCAGGCTGAACTTCTTGCCGTTCTTGGTGAGGATGCCGTCCGGGCCGGGCTTCCAGCCGGCCGCCGCGAACAGGGCCCTGGCTTTGGCGGGGTCGTAGTCGTAGGCGCGGGCGTCCTTCTTGTACACCTTGGAGATGGGGTTCACGAAGGTGTTGCTGACCTGCTGCTTGCTCTGGAAGAGCGCCTTGGTGAGGGCGGCACGGTCGATGCTGTACAGCAGCGCCTGACGGACGCGTTTGTCGTCGAGGTCGAGGTCTTTGACCTTCTGGACGTTGCTGAAACCGTTGATGTCGATGTGTTCCCAGGTGGCGCTCGGCACGAAGTACGTCTTGTACTTGTCGCGCTGGCTGCGCTGCAGGTCCACGCCCTGGTCGAAGGTCAGGCCGACGGCGGACAGCGCGTCGATCTGGCCGGACAGCACGTTCACCTTGAGGGTGTTGGTGTTGGGGATGAAGCGGTACTGCACGCTCTGCACGTACTTGTCCGTGCCGCCTTTCGGGGTGCGCCAGTAGTTGGTGTTGCGGACCAGGGTGAGGCTGTTCCCGGCGCGCCACTGGGTGGGCCTGAAGGGACCGGCGACCACTTTGGGCAGGTTGCGGGAGGTGGTGAAGCTGGAGATGAACTTCACCCACGCGTCGTTGATGGCCTTCGCGCCCGTCTTGGGGTCGAGTTTGGCGGTGCTGCTGTCGAAGGCGTTCCAGGCGCTCGCCATGGACGCGGACGGCGCGAGGCCCGGCGCGACCTGATCGGCGAACAGGTACGGCGGGTCGTACGTGATGGTGAAGGTGTCGCTGTCCACGGCCGTGATCTTGGCGTGGTCGTAGGGGTCACGGCTGGGGACGGGCACGCGCGCGTCCTGCTCGACCTTCAGCCAGAACTGGAAGTCCTTGATGGTGATGGGCGTCCCGTCGGACCACTTGGCGTCCTTGCGGATGCTGTACGTGACGCTGTTGCTCGTCACTTCGCCCTTGGCGTTCTTGGTGAGCTTGTACCCGCCGTTCGCGAGGGTGGGGACGCTGGTGGCGATGTCGGCGTACAGGTCGCCGTCGTTGTCCTTGCTGACGAGGGTGGCGTTCATGTAGCCGTTGATCTCGCTGGCGATGGCCAGGTTGTTGGTGGCCCAGGGGTCGTAGATGTTCGGCGGTTCCTGCGAGGTGCCGACCACCAGGCTGTTGTTGGCGGGGCCGGCGAGGGTCGTGCCGACGGGCGCGGCGCCGAGCAGCAGCAGAGAGACGGTCAGCCAGGTGCGGGGGGACTTCAGGGTCGTTGCCTTCATGTAACCTCCGGGAATCGCAGAACTGCTGTCACTCCGGCCATCCCCACTCATGAGGACAGCATGACCGGAACATGACAGCCAGTATAAGGAAAGCCGAACGGGCGTCAACGTGCACCTGTGTGGTGCACGCCGACGCCCGAGGTCCGGGGAAAGCCAGGGTGAAGTCCGCCCGGTCAGCCCGGTCAGGGTGGGCCGTTCAGGAAGGGAGGGTCAGGCGAGCCCGGCCTTGCCGAGGAAGTCGTTGAGCTTCGTGATGGAGAAGCCGCTCAGGCTGGCGGCCACGTCGCCGTACTGCAGGGTGGGCACGCTGCGCTTGCCGCCGTTGACGCTCATCACGTACTCGGCCGCGTCCGGCTGCTCCTCGATGTTGATTTCCTGGTACGCGATGCCTTTCTTGTCGAGCGCCATCTTGGCGGCGCGGCAGTCGGAGCACCAGCTCGTGGAGTACATCCTGATGGGGGTCTGGGTCATGCCGTGACTGTAGAGCACGGCGCGGCGCGGCACAGCTCAGGGCGTCACAAACCCGGCACGGAAACGCCCGCCCCGGGGTGGGGGCGGGCGTCCACGGTCAGCACCGGGGTCAGGCGGTGACGGCAGCCTCGCTCGTCGCGGCAGGCGTGACGGGCGCGTCCTGCGCGGGCACATCCTGCACGGCGGGCGCGTCGGTCTCGTTCGCTCCGGCCTCGCGGGCAGGCGCGGCGGCCTTCTTCGGGGCGGCCTTCGGCGCCATGATGATGTTCATGTCCATGCCCATCATGCTGGGGTTGCTCTCGGGCGTGCCGATGTCGGCCAGCGTCTCCGCGACGCGCACGAGGATGCGCTCCCCGAGCTCGGGGTGCGTGCGCTCACGGCCACGGAACATGATGGTGACCTTGACCTTGTGGCCTTCCTCCAGGAAGCGGCGCACGTGGTTCGTCTTGGTCTTGAAGTCGTTGTCGTCGATCTTGACGCGGAACTTGATCGCCTTGACTTCCTGAGAACGCGCACGCTTGCGGTTCTCCTTCTCGTTCTGCTGTTCCTCGAAGCGGAAACGGCCATAATCCATCAGCTTGCAGACCGGGGGGACCGCCTGGGGGCTGACCATCACGAGATCGAGGTTCAGCTCGCGGGCCATCGCGCCCGCCTCGCGGGTATCGATGATGCCGATCTGCTCGCCTTCCGCACCGATCAGACGAATCTGCCGCACCCGGATCTGCTCGTTGACTTTATGATCTTTCGCTATGCTCATCACCTCCGCACGCCCCCGTGTGACCCGTTGCGCTGTCGCGCTGGCCCGGAGAGCGGCTGCTGCCCGCTGAACGTCTCTCATTCCTGGGCAGTGCTTGAGTATACCACGCGGCCCCACCCTCCCGGCCGGACGCGGCTCACCATCAACAAACTGTGAGGGCAGGCGCGCCACGCCAGGCCCGCCGCCAGCCGCGCTACAGGTACACGCGCATCAGCGACTCGGCCGTGCAGGCAGGTCTGGCTTCGCCATCGATCTCGACGGTGTTCAGCACCGTGAACTGCACGAAGCCCGCGCCCTCCTCCACGCCCTGCAGCACCGCGCGGTTGCGCAGGCGACTCCCGACCCGCACCGGATGCACGAACCGCACGCGGTTCAGGCCGTAATTCACGGTCATGCGGCCACCCTCCAGCCGCAGGGTGCCGCCCGCGTTCGCCAGTTCGCCCGCCAGCAGCGACAGCGTCAGGAACCCGTGCGCGATCGGCGCGCCGAACGGCCCGGCCGCCGCACGCTCCACGTCCACATGAATGAACTGATGGTCGCCCGTCGCGTCCGCGAAGGCATTCACGCGCTCCTGCGTGACCTTCACCCACTCCGACAGCGCCACCTCCTGCCCCACCTTCTCCCGCACATCACTCAGCTGCATCCGTTCTCCTCTCCCCCACCGGCGCAATCGTCGCCAGGGCCGTGGCCACGTGCGTATCCTGGCCGTCCAGCGTGGCGTACACGTCGGCCCGCACGATCACCTGCCGCCGCCCCGCCTTCAGCACCTCGCCGCGCGCCCACAGCAGCTCACCGCGCGCCGCCGTCAGGAAATTCAGCTTGTACTCGGCCGTCACCACGTCGCTCGCCACGCTCGCGGCCGCCCAGGCGCTCACGGTGTCGGCGAGGTACCCCAGCACCGCGCCGTGCGCCTGCCCGTGGTGCTGCGTCAGGTCCGGACGCAGGTCCAGTTCGATCTCGACCACGCCCGGCGCGAAGTGCCGCAGCCGCGTGCCCATGCTGCGGGTATAGGCGCTGGCGTCGATGCCGCGCGTCCGGAGCAGCCT encodes the following:
- a CDS encoding peptide ABC transporter substrate-binding protein, producing MKATTLKSPRTWLTVSLLLLGAAPVGTTLAGPANNSLVVGTSQEPPNIYDPWATNNLAIASEINGYMNATLVSKDNDGDLYADIATSVPTLANGGYKLTKNAKGEVTSNSVTYSIRKDAKWSDGTPITIKDFQFWLKVEQDARVPVPSRDPYDHAKITAVDSDTFTITYDPPYLFADQVAPGLAPSASMASAWNAFDSSTAKLDPKTGAKAINDAWVKFISSFTTSRNLPKVVAGPFRPTQWRAGNSLTLVRNTNYWRTPKGGTDKYVQSVQYRFIPNTNTLKVNVLSGQIDALSAVGLTFDQGVDLQRSQRDKYKTYFVPSATWEHIDINGFSNVQKVKDLDLDDKRVRQALLYSIDRAALTKALFQSKQQVSNTFVNPISKVYKKDARAYDYDPAKARALFAAAGWKPGPDGILTKNGKKFSLNFTTTAGNTTRERVQQILQSQWKTVGVDVNIQNYPSSVVFGQEFISGGSNGKWDMLMYAWTADPSLERGNLFASQFIPTAANGYSGQNEPGWKNAEYDNLWTQASTEFDLAQRVKLFDRMQSIWADEVPSLPLYFRVNVYTKVPNLLNYTFSAYTLYPSWNAYQIGWNSRGAAEIDTQK
- a CDS encoding glutaredoxin family protein; this encodes MTQTPIRMYSTSWCSDCRAAKMALDKKGIAYQEINIEEQPDAAEYVMSVNGGKRSVPTLQYGDVAASLSGFSITKLNDFLGKAGLA
- the infC gene encoding translation initiation factor IF-3, with protein sequence MMSIAKDHKVNEQIRVRQIRLIGAEGEQIGIIDTREAGAMARELNLDLVMVSPQAVPPVCKLMDYGRFRFEEQQNEKENRKRARSQEVKAIKFRVKIDDNDFKTKTNHVRRFLEEGHKVKVTIMFRGRERTHPELGERILVRVAETLADIGTPESNPSMMGMDMNIIMAPKAAPKKAAAPAREAGANETDAPAVQDVPAQDAPVTPAATSEAAVTA
- a CDS encoding MaoC family dehydratase; translated protein: MQLSDVREKVGQEVALSEWVKVTQERVNAFADATGDHQFIHVDVERAAAGPFGAPIAHGFLTLSLLAGELANAGGTLRLEGGRMTVNYGLNRVRFVHPVRVGSRLRNRAVLQGVEEGAGFVQFTVLNTVEIDGEARPACTAESLMRVYL
- a CDS encoding PaaI family thioesterase codes for the protein MTGLDSPGARLLRTRGIDASAYTRSMGTRLRHFAPGVVEIELDLRPDLTQHHGQAHGAVLGYLADTVSAWAAASVASDVVTAEYKLNFLTAARGELLWARGEVLKAGRRQVIVRADVYATLDGQDTHVATALATIAPVGERRTDAAE